A single Crateriforma conspicua DNA region contains:
- a CDS encoding Ig-like domain-containing protein — MQTKNTAATDAKLSILVAIIVLAATPLKAQAQEDAPSATRRPTALNATQVHQVDSQARFHQIDLGKLDPAEPVSLGITLSNTETIARPLKEVLVSCGCVAVTKDALSLDPGNTRLEFKVTPSTKAGTHRESIQFVYRDTDETSSEETTVLLTYLSKPRVVVEFERDAWEVDATDRGTLTRVIVLRSDVRDDLSSIVAATSRTDIALTVKDVRREGESFVREVVVTLTSDGKRSIQLPRHFSIHLKNKQRDKAIASVPMVAVAAVEVDITAIRQGGVLKIYSRFSKPQSAAPKTEIDFVDRSAGRKKAIKAVRLNSRLYRSELPGGLNDALANALFRVSTGANRESTYEFPLARYAED, encoded by the coding sequence GTGCAAACAAAAAACACCGCAGCAACCGATGCAAAGCTGTCAATCCTCGTAGCCATTATTGTGCTCGCTGCAACACCCCTAAAAGCTCAGGCTCAGGAAGACGCTCCCAGCGCGACTCGACGCCCCACCGCCCTGAACGCCACTCAGGTCCACCAAGTTGACTCGCAGGCCCGTTTTCACCAAATCGACTTAGGCAAACTTGATCCTGCGGAGCCAGTTTCCCTCGGCATCACGCTTTCGAACACGGAAACGATTGCTCGTCCGTTGAAAGAAGTGTTGGTTTCGTGCGGATGTGTTGCGGTCACGAAGGATGCGTTGTCGCTAGATCCCGGAAACACGCGTCTTGAGTTTAAGGTCACGCCATCAACGAAAGCTGGGACTCACCGCGAGAGCATTCAGTTCGTCTACCGTGACACCGACGAAACTTCGAGCGAGGAAACGACCGTCCTGCTTACCTACCTATCCAAGCCACGCGTCGTTGTCGAGTTTGAGCGAGATGCATGGGAAGTCGATGCGACCGACAGGGGAACTTTGACCAGGGTGATCGTGCTGCGTAGCGATGTACGTGACGACTTGTCGTCCATCGTGGCGGCGACCTCACGAACGGATATCGCCCTAACTGTAAAGGATGTCAGACGCGAAGGTGAATCCTTTGTTCGAGAAGTGGTTGTTACGCTGACGAGTGATGGCAAACGCTCAATACAATTACCCCGACATTTCTCGATCCATTTAAAGAACAAGCAACGTGATAAAGCCATAGCGAGCGTTCCGATGGTCGCCGTTGCAGCTGTTGAGGTTGATATCACGGCAATAAGGCAAGGAGGTGTCCTCAAAATCTATAGTCGCTTTTCGAAACCTCAGTCTGCCGCCCCGAAAACAGAGATCGATTTCGTTGACAGGTCGGCAGGGCGGAAAAAGGCGATAAAGGCAGTGCGGCTGAACTCCCGTTTGTATCGTTCCGAGCTTCCAGGCGGTTTGAACGACGCTTTGGCCAACGCCCTGTTCCGGGTCTCGACGGGAGCAAACAGAGAATCCACATATGAGTTTCCTCTCGCGCGATATGCCGAGGATTGA
- a CDS encoding arylsulfatase has translation MKAVIRQLVPTTIILWGAVCSAQEVEKVKPPTPTFEDREVLPIKSPSIPPIKTLDARDMGTPSVFEVKPPKGAPNVIIVLVDDLGFGGTSHFGGPVRTDTFDKLAKQGIFYNQFHSTALCSPTRQALKTGRNHHSAAMGKITELATSFPGYTGVLPDDVAAIGKMMSYNGYSTSAYGKWHETAVWEISPSGPMSRWPNRQGFDEFYGFLGGETNQWTPTIYHNENRVETPDQPDYHFLSDMTTKAIDWMRFQQSLTPDKPFFMYFAPGATHAPHHVPKSYIEKQKGRFDQGWDQLREQIYQRQLASGVIPKGTRLAQKPDWIKDWANLSADEKKLFSRQAEVFAAFIDMTDTEIGRLVQAVEDLGEIDNTLIFYIAGDNGTSAEGIENGLYNEMTYFNAEPKGSDVEFMLQYYDKWGGPETYPHMAAGWAVAYDSPFAWTKQVASDYGGTRQGMVVHWPDGIQSKGELRSQWHHVIDVVPTILEAIGVPQPKVVDGIPQRPIEGVSMVYSFDNPDAADRHTIQYFEMFGNRALYQNGWMARTIHSPPWGEPQNRIADDVWELYNVAEDFSMSTNVADQHPDKLAELQDRFIGEAIAYNVLPMDDRRIELANPQIAGRPDLMFGRTKLELSEGMFGLLENDFINTKNTSYSIEADLETNNASTHGVVLAQGGRFGGYSLYLDKGIPVFVYNYLGLQETKVSGKSALPAGKSTLKMSFGYEGGRGGGGTVTLSVNGQSVATGHVPKTEPNIYSADETAGVGVDLETPVSGAYTRETSKFTGQIHRVVIETHPESH, from the coding sequence ATGAAAGCGGTCATCCGCCAGCTAGTCCCCACCACCATCATTTTGTGGGGTGCCGTTTGCTCGGCTCAGGAAGTCGAAAAGGTCAAGCCGCCGACACCGACGTTTGAGGACCGCGAGGTTCTGCCGATCAAGTCACCGTCCATCCCGCCGATCAAGACGCTGGACGCGCGCGACATGGGCACGCCGTCGGTCTTTGAGGTGAAACCGCCCAAGGGGGCACCGAATGTGATCATCGTCTTGGTGGACGATCTTGGGTTTGGCGGAACCAGTCATTTCGGTGGTCCGGTCAGGACAGATACGTTCGACAAGCTCGCAAAGCAGGGGATTTTTTACAACCAATTTCATTCCACTGCGCTTTGTTCACCGACACGCCAGGCTTTGAAAACGGGCCGCAATCATCATTCCGCCGCGATGGGAAAGATTACCGAATTGGCCACATCGTTTCCGGGGTACACCGGGGTTCTGCCCGATGATGTCGCCGCGATCGGAAAGATGATGAGTTACAACGGCTACAGCACGTCCGCGTACGGGAAATGGCATGAGACGGCGGTGTGGGAAATCAGCCCGTCGGGGCCGATGTCACGTTGGCCGAACCGCCAAGGATTCGATGAATTTTACGGCTTCCTGGGCGGTGAAACCAACCAATGGACGCCGACCATCTATCACAATGAAAATCGCGTCGAAACGCCGGACCAGCCGGACTACCACTTCCTGTCCGACATGACGACCAAGGCGATTGATTGGATGCGATTTCAGCAGTCGCTGACGCCCGACAAACCCTTCTTCATGTATTTCGCACCGGGCGCGACACATGCCCCCCACCACGTGCCAAAGTCGTATATCGAAAAACAGAAAGGACGGTTTGATCAGGGATGGGATCAGTTGCGAGAACAGATTTATCAACGCCAGTTGGCCAGCGGCGTGATTCCCAAGGGAACGAGGTTGGCGCAAAAACCAGACTGGATCAAAGACTGGGCGAACTTGTCGGCGGACGAGAAAAAGCTGTTTTCGCGACAGGCCGAAGTGTTCGCGGCGTTTATCGATATGACCGACACGGAGATCGGTCGCTTGGTACAAGCCGTGGAAGACTTGGGTGAGATCGACAACACGTTGATATTCTACATCGCCGGCGACAACGGCACGAGCGCCGAAGGTATCGAAAACGGGTTGTACAACGAGATGACCTACTTCAACGCCGAACCGAAGGGATCGGATGTTGAGTTCATGCTGCAGTACTACGACAAGTGGGGCGGTCCGGAAACCTATCCGCACATGGCCGCAGGCTGGGCGGTTGCCTACGATTCACCGTTCGCTTGGACCAAGCAAGTGGCATCGGATTACGGTGGCACCCGACAGGGAATGGTCGTTCATTGGCCTGACGGAATTCAATCCAAAGGTGAATTGCGGAGCCAATGGCATCATGTGATCGATGTGGTTCCAACCATCTTAGAAGCCATCGGTGTCCCGCAGCCCAAAGTGGTCGACGGAATTCCGCAACGCCCGATCGAGGGCGTCAGCATGGTGTATAGCTTCGACAACCCGGACGCCGCGGACCGTCACACGATTCAGTATTTTGAAATGTTTGGAAATCGTGCGCTATACCAAAATGGGTGGATGGCACGCACGATCCACTCGCCGCCCTGGGGCGAGCCCCAGAATCGAATCGCGGATGACGTCTGGGAGTTGTACAACGTCGCCGAAGATTTCAGCATGTCGACGAATGTTGCCGACCAGCACCCCGACAAGCTTGCCGAACTTCAAGATCGTTTCATTGGCGAAGCGATCGCCTACAACGTTTTGCCGATGGATGATCGACGGATCGAGCTTGCGAACCCTCAGATTGCCGGCCGCCCCGATCTGATGTTCGGTCGCACCAAGCTGGAGTTATCCGAAGGCATGTTCGGACTGCTGGAGAACGATTTTATCAACACGAAGAACACGTCCTATAGCATCGAAGCCGACTTGGAAACCAATAACGCGAGCACTCATGGAGTGGTGTTGGCCCAGGGTGGACGATTCGGTGGTTACAGTCTTTATCTTGACAAGGGCATTCCGGTCTTCGTCTACAACTACCTGGGACTTCAAGAAACAAAGGTCTCTGGCAAGTCTGCCCTTCCCGCTGGCAAATCAACGTTGAAGATGAGCTTCGGCTATGAGGGTGGCCGCGGCGGAGGCGGAACGGTCACGCTATCGGTCAATGGTCAATCGGTCGCAACTGGGCACGTCCCGAAGACGGAGCCGAACATCTATTCGGCTGACGAAACCGCCGGGGTGGGCGTCGACCTGGAAACGCCGGTCAGCGGAGCGTACACGCGGGAAACGAGCAAGTTCACCGGCCAGATTCACCGCGTTGTCATTGAGACCCATCCGGAAAGCCATTGA
- the ltrA gene encoding group II intron reverse transcriptase/maturase — translation MNADGKSDGFVVPPTRMNNAGAEPSAESAEGREPTKKNAGQADVSRAPKRKRGRSYGLAGVRETARAQPELKFTSLLHHVNENLLTEAFFDLKKTAAVGVDVVTWHDYEQGLEDRIADLHGRVHRGSYRAKPSKRIYITKADGRERPIGIASLEDKVVQKAVGWVLQCIYEQDFLGFSYGFRPGRSQHKALDALSVALTSKKVNWVLDADVKGFFDNMNHDWLMKFLEHRIADKRVLRLIGKWLRAGVSDDGEWSETKVGTPQVAVISPLLANIYLHYVLDLWIQSWRNRRGRGDMVIIRFADDFVVGFQHKYEAEAFLEDLRERFAKFSLELHGQKTRLIEFGRFAMSNRKERGEGRPETFDFLGFTHRCDVTRSHGWFTIRRETIAKRMRATLAAIKAKLRQRRHWPVGVVGKWLGRVMRGWLNYHAVPGNMVRLQQFRNEVAKLWLAVLRRRSQRSTWTGLECNV, via the coding sequence ATGAACGCCGATGGGAAGTCAGACGGCTTCGTAGTACCGCCGACTCGGATGAACAACGCGGGGGCTGAACCCTCGGCGGAGTCCGCCGAGGGAAGGGAGCCGACGAAGAAGAACGCAGGTCAAGCCGACGTGTCCCGCGCACCGAAGCGGAAACGTGGCAGGTCTTACGGTTTGGCAGGCGTGCGTGAGACGGCTCGGGCGCAGCCCGAGTTGAAGTTCACGTCGTTGCTGCATCACGTCAACGAGAACCTGTTGACCGAAGCCTTCTTCGATTTGAAGAAGACCGCGGCGGTGGGCGTCGATGTAGTGACGTGGCACGACTACGAACAGGGCCTGGAAGATCGCATCGCCGATCTTCACGGTCGCGTTCATCGGGGAAGCTACCGAGCAAAGCCTTCGAAGAGAATCTACATCACCAAAGCCGATGGGCGCGAGCGTCCAATCGGGATTGCTTCGCTGGAGGACAAGGTCGTCCAGAAAGCGGTCGGTTGGGTTTTGCAGTGCATCTACGAGCAGGACTTTCTCGGCTTCAGCTATGGCTTCCGGCCCGGAAGGAGTCAGCACAAGGCGCTCGATGCGCTCAGTGTTGCTTTGACGAGCAAGAAGGTGAACTGGGTATTGGACGCCGATGTGAAAGGTTTCTTTGACAACATGAACCATGACTGGTTGATGAAGTTTCTGGAACACCGCATCGCGGACAAACGTGTGCTCCGTTTGATCGGCAAATGGCTTCGTGCCGGTGTCAGTGATGACGGGGAGTGGTCCGAGACGAAGGTGGGGACGCCACAGGTAGCGGTGATTTCCCCGCTGCTTGCGAACATATACCTTCACTACGTCTTAGACCTCTGGATTCAAAGCTGGCGTAATCGTCGCGGTCGTGGCGACATGGTCATCATACGCTTCGCGGATGATTTCGTTGTCGGGTTTCAGCACAAGTACGAGGCCGAAGCGTTCCTGGAAGACCTTCGAGAACGTTTTGCCAAGTTCAGTCTGGAGCTTCACGGCCAAAAGACTCGGCTGATTGAGTTCGGTCGGTTCGCCATGAGCAACCGCAAAGAGCGCGGGGAGGGTCGACCGGAAACGTTCGACTTTCTCGGCTTTACGCACCGCTGTGATGTGACCCGGTCACATGGCTGGTTCACGATCCGTCGCGAGACGATCGCCAAGCGAATGCGTGCAACGCTTGCGGCGATCAAGGCGAAACTGCGTCAGCGTCGGCATTGGCCGGTGGGTGTGGTGGGTAAGTGGCTTGGTCGCGTGATGCGAGGCTGGCTGAACTACCACGCGGTGCCGGGGAACATGGTCCGGTTGCAACAGTTTCGCAATGAAGTCGCTAAGCTTTGGCTTGCCGTGCTTCGTCGCCGAAGCCAACGCAGCACGTGGACTGGACTCGAATGCAACGTCTAG